One part of the Sphingopyxis sp. TUF1 genome encodes these proteins:
- a CDS encoding tetratricopeptide repeat protein — MATLGLNPQEKEAVEAFRRDVVEPSMTSLVILDFWAEWCGPCKQLGPVLEKVAADYADKGVVLAKVDVDANGFIASQFQVQSIPTVYAIFQGQPVANLTNARTESQLKSMLDQLLAQLPIESEATARAIEIAPLLEMGENVLAEGDGARAASIFGQIVEIAPDNAAAHGGLIRAMLLAGDVAGAQSVLNALPAEMTADPAITQAKSALALAADAPDASELAAFEAAVATNPDDHQARFDLAAAQIGAGQRDAAADNLLHIIAADRDWQDGAARAKLLALFEAVGLEDAWVSAQRRRLSLILFG; from the coding sequence GTGGCCACTCTCGGTCTGAACCCCCAGGAAAAGGAAGCCGTCGAAGCCTTCCGTCGCGACGTCGTCGAACCGTCGATGACCAGCCTCGTCATCCTCGATTTCTGGGCCGAATGGTGCGGACCGTGCAAGCAGCTCGGCCCCGTGCTGGAAAAGGTTGCTGCCGATTATGCCGACAAGGGCGTCGTGCTGGCGAAGGTCGATGTCGATGCGAACGGGTTCATCGCCAGCCAGTTTCAGGTCCAGTCGATCCCCACCGTCTATGCGATCTTTCAGGGGCAGCCCGTCGCGAACCTGACCAATGCGCGGACCGAAAGTCAGCTCAAGTCGATGCTGGACCAGTTGCTTGCGCAGCTGCCGATAGAGAGCGAGGCGACCGCCCGTGCGATCGAGATCGCGCCGCTGCTTGAGATGGGAGAGAATGTGCTCGCCGAAGGCGATGGCGCGCGCGCCGCAAGCATCTTTGGCCAGATCGTCGAGATCGCGCCCGACAATGCCGCGGCGCACGGTGGCCTGATCCGTGCGATGCTGCTAGCGGGCGATGTCGCGGGAGCGCAGTCGGTGCTCAACGCACTTCCCGCCGAGATGACGGCCGATCCGGCGATAACGCAAGCGAAGAGTGCGCTGGCATTGGCCGCCGATGCGCCCGACGCCAGCGAACTTGCTGCGTTCGAGGCCGCGGTCGCCACGAATCCCGACGACCATCAGGCGCGATTCGACCTCGCCGCGGCGCAGATCGGCGCGGGGCAACGCGATGCCGCCGCCGACAATCTGCTCCATATCATCGCCGCCGACCGCGATTGGCAGGACGGCGCCGCGCGCGCCAAATTGCTCGCGCTGTTCGAAGCGGTGGGGTTGGAAGATGCCTGGGTTTCGGCGCAGCGCCGCCGCCTGTCGCTGATCCTGTTTGGATAA